In Brachyhypopomus gauderio isolate BG-103 unplaced genomic scaffold, BGAUD_0.2 sc34, whole genome shotgun sequence, the following are encoded in one genomic region:
- the LOC143485419 gene encoding uncharacterized protein LOC143485419, with protein MANFAKPDEFNPENEQWTAYVERMELFFEAHDVEDEKRVATLLSSVGASAYGLLRNLIQPLKPKDKTFDEIVVIMSNYYEPKPLVVAERFRFRRRVQKNDATVAQFAADLKQLAARCNFGDRLDEALRDGFVSGIRDEACQHKLLSTDGLTFARAQEIALNMEAAHRDTRQLRQSETPSASSVHKVKEKQKPSPSAQAACYRCRGKNHSPSECYFKTAKCHKCDKFGHIQKACRGSQPAAREKKGRLNKTQRKVASYVIAEEEEEVFCVNETDKQVFKANFSVNRRNVLMEIDTGAAVSIISEAMYRESFADVLLGASNVTLKTYTGQAIPVRGQFVAKVTYGDQTVDLPLIVVKGNGPALCGRNWLESIKLDWKTIKMISENAK; from the coding sequence ATGGCTAACTTCGCCAAGCCGGACGAGTTTAATCCAGAGAACGAACAGTGGACGGCTTATGTCGAGCGGATGGAACTTTTTTTCGAAGCACACGATGTCGAGGATGAAAAACGGGTAGCTACTCTGCTAAGCTCTGTTGGTGCTTCTGCATATGGACTGCTACGAAATTTAATTCAACCTCTCAAACCTAAAGATAAGACGTTTGATGAAATCGTGGTAATTATGTCAAATTACTATGAACCGAAACCACTGGTAGTAGCCGAGCGATTCAGATTCCGACGACGTGTGCAGAAGAACGACGCAACGGTAGCTCAGTTTGCTGCTGATCTGAAACAGCTAGCTGCAAGATGTAACTTCGGGGATAGGCTGGACGAGGCTCTGCGAGACGGGTTTGTCAGTGGAATTCGTGATGAAGCGTGCCAACACAAGTTGCTTTCCACGGATGGGCTAACGTTTGCCAGGGCCCAGGAGATCGCTCTCAACATGGAAGCAGCCCACCGAGACACGCGGCAGCTAAGACAAAGCGAGACACCGTCTGCCTCTTCTGTGCACAAGGTAAAGGAAAAACAAAAGCCTTCTCCATCAGCGCAGGCAGCGTGCTATAGATGCAGAGGAAAGAATCATAGCCCAAGTGAATGCTATTTTAAAACTGCCAAATGCCACAAGTGTGATAAGTTCGGTCATATACAAAAAGCATGTAGAGGTAGCCAGCCTGCCGCGAGGGAGAAAAAAGGAAGGCTAAATAAGACTCAGCGAAAAGTGGCAAGTTATGTGATagcagaagaggaggaggaagtgtTCTGTGTAAATGAAACAGACAAACAGGTATTCAAAGCGAACTTTTCTGTAAACCGGAGAAATGTTCTAATGGAAATAGACACGGGAGCTGCAGTCAGCATAATATCAGAGGCAATGTACAGAGAATCATTCGCGGATGTGCTATTAGGGGCCAGCAATGTCACACTGAAGACCTACACTGGCCAGGCAATTCCAGTAAGAGGGCAGTTCGTGGCAAAAGTTACCTATGGAGATCAAACTGTTGACTTACCATTAATTGTAGTGAAAGGCAATGGACCTGCACTTTGTGGTAGGAACTGGCTTGAAAGCATCAAGTTGGACtggaaaacaattaaaatgatcAGTGAAAATGCAAAGTAG